The following proteins come from a genomic window of Melospiza melodia melodia isolate bMelMel2 unplaced genomic scaffold, bMelMel2.pri scaffold_32, whole genome shotgun sequence:
- the LOC134434110 gene encoding serine/threonine-protein kinase pim-1-like → MVDEGMDMEEGFKALQERYRLGSLLGRGGFGSVFAATRLSDGAPVAIKRVPRDRIRHWGELPDGTSAPLEIVLLAKVSCGCGGIIQLLEWLELPDSFLLVLERPERCQELSGFLAERGFLPEEEARGLFRQVLEAVRHCTSCGVLHRDIKPENVLVDLASGQLKLIDFGCGAFLQDTAYTQFAGTLSYSPPEWIQHQRYHGEAATIWSLGLLLCHLVMGKHPFRRGQEIIRGRILFPQRLSQVCQDVIKRCLSMQPSDRPSLEELFCHPWVKGVSLP, encoded by the exons gccctgcaggagcggtaccggctgggatcgctgctggggcgcggcggcttcggcagcgtcttcgcagccacgcggctctcggacggcgccccg gtggccatcaaacgcgtgccgagggatcgcatccggcactggggcgagctg cccgacggcaccagcgcacccctggagatcgtgctgctggccaaggtgtcctgtggctgtggcggtatcattcagctcctggagtggcttgagctccccgacagcttcctgctggtgctggagcgtccggagcggtgccaggagctctcgggtttcctggcagagcgggggttcctgccggaggaggaggcgcgggggctgttccgccaggtgctggaggccgtgcggcactgcaccagctgcggggtcctgcaccgggacatcaaGCCCGAAAATGTCCTGGTCGACCTGGCCAGCGGGCAGctgaaactgattgactttggctgtggcgcctTCCTCCAAGACACAGCCTACACCCAGTTTGCAG gaaccctgtcctacagcccaccagagtggatccagcaccaacgctaccacggcgaggcagccacgatctggtccctgggcctcctgctgtgccacctggtcatggggaagcacccgttcaggaggggccaggagaTCATCCGGGGGCGAATCTTGTtcccacaacggctctctcaag tgtgccaagatgttattaagaggtgtttgtccatgcaaccctcggacaggccatccttagaagaacttttctgtcatccttgggtgaagggtgtttccctgccctag